From Raphanus sativus cultivar WK10039 unplaced genomic scaffold, ASM80110v3 Scaffold0536, whole genome shotgun sequence, the proteins below share one genomic window:
- the LOC108838528 gene encoding uncharacterized protein LOC108838528 codes for MARTMGLLRVRRTEGPEGERVRVPREEPNEQHNQSDEEGDNEADQNGIGVEEEVVEDLSTHFGDDARNEGDVSDGDSGDDIWDDDKIPDPLSSDDDEEEYERREEAANTLGCEELLYLGKTYGCASDFKVALLRYSLRSRYDIRLYKSCAKALGAKCSDVESKCPWRIYCSYERRRHKMQVKVFVNEHCCIKSGYSKMLKTSSIATLFEERLRINPKFTRTEMANEIKREYNLTVTEEQCGKAKSKLYRERKASHEAHFSRIWDYQAEVLKSNPYSTMKIETVPGPVVQSKQRFDRLYMCFTAQKETWIGTCRPIIGLDGAFLKWDIKGHLLAAVGRDGDNRIVPIAWAVVEVENNINWEWFVRLLKEDLGLQDGSKFTIISDKQKGLVNAVKNELPEAEHRMCARHILSNWKRDSKDPELERMFWKIAGCYTVGEFEEALEVLKKYNKGAFDTLQLQNPRTWSRAFFRVGSFCNDNLNNLCESFNKTIREARKKPLLEMLEDIRRQSMVRHAKRAILANRLKTHFTKKVHAEIELNKEKAKECRRHLACGNVHEVDDHSVAYSVDMDLKTCGCIKWQLTGIPCIHASCVITAKKIRTEDYVAGYYTAQKWRETYSRGIRPVQGMKLWPRLNRLGVLPPPFRLGKRGRPSNYDRKKGLNENSSKKTKMTRDGRVITCSNCLDQGHNKVTCPNDKVESAPKRPRGRPRKNLGESSQAQGPSQGLSPSQV; via the exons ATGGCTAGGACGATGGGATTACTTCGGGTTCGTCGTACTGAGGGACCAGAAGGGGAAAGGGTTAGGGTACCTAGAGAAGAACCCAATGAGCAACATAATCAAAGCGATGAGGAAGGTGATAATGAGGCTGATCAGAATGGTATTGGTGTCGAAGAGGAGGTTGTCGAGGATTTAAGCACCCACTTTGGAGATGATGCACGAAACGAGGGTGATGTGAGTGATGGAGACAGTGGTGATGATATTTGGGATGATGATAAAATCCCAGACCCATTGTCATCTGATGACGATGAAGAAGAGTACGAGCGTAGAGAAGAGGCTGCAAATACACTTGGTTGTGAAGAGCTTCTGTATTTGGGAAAAACGTACGGATGTGCGTCTGATTTTAAAGTGGCTTTGCTTAGGTATTCTCTTCGATCAAGGTATGATATCAGGCTTTATAAGTCTTGTGCTAAGGCCCTTGGTGCAAAATGCTCTGATGTAGAGTCTAAGTGTCCTTGGAGAATTTATTGTTCATATGAAAGAAGAAGACATAAGATGCAAGTGAAGGTATTTGTGAATGAGCATTGTTGCATTAAGTCAGGGTACTCGAAGATGTTGAAGACTTCTTCTATTGCCACGCTCTTTGAGGAAAGGCTAAGAATAAATCCTAAGTTTACTAGGACAGAGATGGCAAAtgagattaagagagaatatAATCTCACTGTCACTGAGGAACAGTGTGGAAAAGCAAAGTCTAAGCTTTATAGAGAAAGGAAGGCCAGCCATGAAGCTCACTTTTCTCGGATTTGGGATTACCAAGCTGAGGTCCTAAAATCTAATCCATACTCTACTATGAAGATAGAGACTGTTCCAGGGCCTGTGGTACAGAGCAAGCAGAGATTTGATCGCCTTTACATGTGTTTTACAGCTCAAAAAGAGACATGGATTGGGACTTGCAGGCCCATCATTGGTTTAGATGGAGCATTTCTCAAATGGGATATAAAAGGACACTTATTGGCTGCTGTTGGAAGAGATGGTGACAATAGAATAGTTCCAATTGCTTGGGCTGTAGTAGAAGTGGAGAATAACATAAACTGGGAGTGGTTTGTGAGATTGTTGAAGGAAGATTTGGGACTACAAGATGGCTCTAAATTCACCATTATTTCAGACAAGCAGAAG GGTTTGGTGAATGCTGTGAAAAATGAACTACCAGAAGCAGAACATCGAATGTGTGCAAGACACATACTGTCAAACTGGAAACGAGACAGCAAGGATCCTGAGTTAGAGCGTATGTTTTGGAAAATAGCTGGTTGCTACACCGTAGGAGAGTTTGAAGAAGCTTTAGAGGTACTGAAGAAATATAACAAAGGTGCGTTTGATACTCTTCAACTACAGAACCCGAGAACATGGAGCAGAGCATTCTTTAGAGTTGGATCTTTTTGCAATGATAACCTCAACAACCTCTGTGAGTCTTTCAATAAAACCATTAGGGAAGCAAGGAAAAAACCATTACTTGAAATGCTAGAGGATATTAGAAGGCAAAGTATGGTTCGTCATGCAAAGAGAGCTATTCTTGCTAATAGGTTGAAGACACACTTTACTAAGAAGGTACACGCTGAGATTGAACTCAACAAAGAGAAGGCTAAAGAATGTAGAAGGCACCTTGCTTGTGGAAATGTGCATGAAGTTGATGACCATTCGGTTGCTTATAGTGTGGACATGGATCTCAAGACATGTGGGTGTATAAAATGGCAGCTCACTGGAATCCCTTGTATACATGCTAGTTGTGTAATTACAGCTAAGAAGATTAGGACAGAAGATTATGTTGCTGGCTATTACACAGCCCAAAAGTGGCGAGAAACATATTCTCGTGGAATCAGGCCAGTCCAAGGTATGAAGTTATGGCCTCGGTTGAATCGGTTAGGAGTTTTGCCACCGCCATTTAGACTAGGGAAACGTGGAAGACCAAGTAATTATGATAGGAAGAAAGGCCTTAATGAAAATTCATCCAAGAAGACCAAGATGACACGAGATGGGAGGGTCATCACATGCTCAAATTGTCTTGATCAAGGTCATAACAAGGTGACGTGTCCTAATGACAAAGTTGAGAGTGCTCCAAAAAGACCAAGAGGTCGACCAAGAAAAAATTTG GGAGAATCCTCTCAAGCACAAGGACCTTCGCAAGGACTCTCTCCCTCACAAGTGTGA
- the LOC108861135 gene encoding F-box/FBD/LRR-repeat protein At4g26340-like has protein sequence MDMISQLSDELIIRIMSRLWTKHVMATYCFSKRWLLLRSLVPKLYYDDCGFRDENYANFTQFVYRSLMSNKAPVLETLYLSLGPKSQAIDVGNWIETAVVCHHVQVISVNIRSSDEKGTMISLPSSMYTSQTLETLDLNNRLRLDVPFSVRLPSLKNLKLADVDYADNKVSSLTRLLSGCPNLDSLFLVHDNLDVALMVPSLRRLRMYNNGRYQKGGGFVIDAPSLVSLYIRDYVLYDFHRIEHMPNLEHAHVDITCAVRNHKFLKAFTCARSLTLCLSFLEVLSPGGMIFYNLVDLKLNTCAQGWWDLVTRMLEDSPNLRFLKLHDEHLLHEFTSIETPDSWKRPSSVPKCLLHSFETFEWEGYKGRRGDVDMATYIITNATRLKKSNFWSQPHDDSEGGVMAPEFDKKKLNEV, from the exons ATGGATATGATCAGTCAGCTGTCAGATGAATTGATCATCCGAATAATGTCACGTCTCTGGACGAAACATGTCATGGCCACATATTGTTTTTCTAAAAGATGGCTGCTTCTAAGGAGTTTAGTTCCAAAACTTTATTATGATGATTGCGGGTTCCGTGATGAAAACTATGCGAACTTCACGCAGTTTGTTTACAGGTCTTTGATGTCAAATAAGGCACCGGTTCTAGAGACCTTGTATCTCAGTCTAGGTCCCAAGTCTCAAGCAATAGATGTTGGGAATTGGATTGAAACTGCAGTTGTTTGTCACCACGTGCAAGTGATTTCGGTTAATATCCGTTCTTCTGATGAGAAAGGGACCATGATCAGCTTGCCGAGTAGCATGTATACAAGCCAAACACTAGAAACCTTGGACCTCAATAATCGCTTGCGTTTGGATGTTCCTTTTTCTGTTCGTCTCCCGTCTCTGAAAAATTTGAAACTTGCAGACGTGGATTACGCAGACAACAAGGTGTCGTCTCTTACAAGGCTTTTATCCGGTTGTCCTAATCTTGACTCTCTTTTTTTGGTCCATGATAACCTGGACGTGGCTCTCATGGTGCCTTCTCTTCGGAGATTGAGAATGTATAATAACGGAAGATACCAAAAGGGTGGCGGGTTTGTGATAGATGCTCCGTCTCTCGTGTCCCTATATATTCGAGATTATGTCCTTTACGATTTCCATCGAATTGAGCATATGCCTAACTTAGAACATGCACATGTTGACATAACTTGTGCAGTACGTAACCACAAGTTTCTGAAAGCTTTTACTTGTGCCCGCTCGCTTACTCTATGTTTATCCTTTTTAGAG GTTCTATCTCCTGGTGGCATGATCTTCTACAATCTCGTTGATCTGAAACTGAACACATGTGCTCAAGGTTGGTGGGATCTTGTCACTCGTATGCTCGAAGATTCTCCTAATCTAAGATTTCTCAAACTCCATGAT GAACATTTGCTTCATGAGTTTACTAGTATAGAAACTCCGGATAGCTGGAAGCGACCAAGTTCTGTTCCCAAGTGCTTGTTGCACAGTTTTGAAACTTTCGAGTGGGAAGGTTACAAAGGGAGACGAGGAGATGTAGACATGGCCACATACATTATCACGAACGCTACTCGTTTGAAGAAATCAAATTTCTGGTCACAACCCCATGATGATTCGGAGGGAG GAGTCATGGCACCAGAGTTTGATAAGAAGAAGCTGAATGAAGTGTAA